In one window of Caenimonas aquaedulcis DNA:
- a CDS encoding IclR family transcriptional regulator, translating into MAISQNEGVLKPGDSYVQSFARGLDVIRSFSAAAPRQTLTEVAGRAGLTRAGARRILLTLQTLGYVESDGKLFSLTPRILDLGFAYLSSMPIWNLAEPVMEALVEQVKESCSAAALDGNDIVYVLRVPTRKIMSIGLGVGSRLPAYCTSMGRMLLAGLSDEEAVRRLRASKRSQLTRHTLTDVDALLAKVQQARKQGWCQVNQELEEGLVSIAAPVTNRSGRMVAALNISGQANRSSPKLMQETMLPALLEAAQTISHLLGTQPS; encoded by the coding sequence ATGGCAATTTCCCAGAACGAGGGCGTGCTCAAGCCCGGCGACAGCTACGTGCAGTCGTTCGCACGCGGGCTGGACGTCATCCGCTCGTTCAGCGCCGCCGCGCCGCGGCAAACCCTGACCGAAGTCGCCGGGCGCGCCGGACTCACCCGCGCCGGCGCGCGGCGCATCCTGCTCACCCTGCAGACCCTGGGCTACGTGGAGAGCGACGGCAAGCTCTTTTCGCTCACGCCGCGCATCCTCGACCTGGGCTTTGCGTACCTGTCCTCGATGCCGATCTGGAACCTGGCGGAGCCCGTGATGGAAGCCCTGGTCGAGCAGGTAAAGGAATCCTGCTCGGCCGCGGCGCTGGACGGCAACGACATCGTCTACGTGCTGCGCGTGCCCACGCGGAAGATCATGAGCATCGGGCTCGGGGTCGGTTCGCGCCTGCCGGCGTACTGCACGTCGATGGGCCGCATGCTCCTGGCCGGGCTGTCCGACGAAGAAGCCGTGCGCCGCCTGCGTGCGTCGAAGCGCTCCCAGCTCACGCGGCACACGCTGACGGACGTCGACGCGCTTCTCGCCAAGGTGCAACAGGCGCGAAAGCAGGGCTGGTGCCAGGTCAACCAGGAACTGGAGGAAGGCCTCGTCTCCATTGCGGCGCCGGTCACCAACCGGTCGGGCCGCATGGTGGCCGCGCTCAACATCAGCGGGCAGGCCAACCGCAGCAGCCCCAAGCTCATGCAGGAGACGATGCTTCCCGCGCTGCTCGAGGCGGCGCAGACCATCTCGCACCTGCTCGGCACGCAGCCCAGCTGA
- a CDS encoding 3-oxoacid CoA-transferase subunit A, which yields MIDKIAASVAEALEGIADGATVMIGGFGTAGIPNELIAGLIEQGARELTVVNNNAGNGDQGLAALLKAGRVRKIICSFPRQADSFVFDELYRSGKLELELVPQGNLAERIRAAGAGIGAFFSPTGYGTELAKGKETREINGRPYVLEHPIYGDVALIKAERGDRWGNLTYRMAARNFGPVMAMGAKRTIATVHDIVELGQLDPEHIVTPGIFVSRIVKVARVATQAGGFKQGATA from the coding sequence ATGATCGACAAGATCGCCGCCTCCGTGGCCGAGGCGCTCGAAGGCATCGCCGACGGCGCCACCGTGATGATTGGCGGCTTCGGCACCGCCGGCATCCCCAACGAACTCATCGCCGGACTCATCGAGCAGGGCGCGCGCGAGCTCACCGTCGTGAACAACAACGCGGGCAACGGCGACCAGGGGCTGGCCGCGCTGCTCAAGGCCGGGCGCGTGCGCAAGATCATCTGCAGCTTTCCGCGCCAGGCCGACAGCTTCGTCTTCGACGAGCTGTACCGCAGCGGCAAGCTCGAGCTCGAGCTCGTGCCGCAGGGCAACCTCGCCGAGCGCATCCGCGCGGCCGGCGCCGGCATCGGCGCGTTCTTCTCGCCGACCGGCTACGGCACCGAGCTCGCGAAGGGCAAGGAAACGCGCGAGATCAACGGCAGGCCGTACGTGCTGGAGCACCCGATCTATGGCGACGTCGCGTTGATCAAGGCCGAACGGGGCGACCGCTGGGGCAACCTCACCTACCGCATGGCGGCGCGCAACTTCGGACCGGTGATGGCCATGGGCGCGAAGCGCACCATCGCGACCGTGCACGACATCGTCGAGCTCGGGCAGCTCGACCCGGAACACATCGTCACCCCCGGCATCTTCGTGAGCAGGATCGTCAAGGTCGCGCGCGTCGCGACGCAGGCCGGCGGTTTCAAGCAGGGAGCGACGGCATGA
- a CDS encoding 3-oxoacid CoA-transferase subunit B produces the protein MSYTKRTKDQLAQRVARDIHDGAYVNLGIGMPTLVANHLPAGIEVILHSENGILGMGPAPAAGHEDYDLINAGKQPVTLLPGGAFFHHADSFAMMRGGHLDICVLGAFQVSATGDLANWHTGEKDAIPAVGGAMDLAIGAKQTWVMMDLLTKKGESKVVATCGYPLTGIACVKRIYSDLATLDCTPQGLRLVDKVEGLEHAELERLVGLPIAA, from the coding sequence ATGAGCTATACGAAACGCACCAAGGACCAGCTCGCGCAGCGCGTGGCCCGCGACATCCACGACGGCGCCTATGTCAACCTGGGCATCGGCATGCCCACGCTCGTGGCCAACCACCTGCCGGCCGGCATCGAAGTGATCCTCCACAGCGAGAACGGCATCCTCGGCATGGGCCCCGCGCCCGCCGCGGGCCACGAGGACTACGACTTGATCAACGCCGGCAAGCAACCCGTCACGCTGCTGCCGGGCGGCGCCTTCTTCCACCACGCGGACAGCTTCGCGATGATGCGCGGCGGCCACCTGGACATCTGCGTGCTCGGCGCGTTCCAGGTGTCGGCCACCGGCGACCTGGCGAACTGGCACACCGGCGAGAAGGATGCGATCCCCGCGGTCGGCGGCGCGATGGACCTCGCGATCGGCGCCAAGCAGACCTGGGTGATGATGGACCTGCTCACCAAGAAGGGCGAGAGCAAGGTCGTCGCGACCTGCGGCTACCCGCTCACCGGCATCGCCTGCGTGAAGCGCATCTATTCGGACCTCGCCACGCTCGACTGCACGCCCCAGGGCCTGCGCCTGGTCGACAAGGTGGAGGGACTCGAACACGCGGAACTCGAACGCCTCGTCGGCCTGCCGATCGCGGCCTGA
- the pcaF gene encoding 3-oxoadipyl-CoA thiolase has translation MSQQAFICDAIRTPFGRYGGALSSIRTDDLGAIPLRALMARNPRVDWQAVTDVIYGCANQAGEDNRNVARMASLLAGLPVELPGATVNRLCGSGLDAVGTAARAIKAGEATMMIAGGVESMSRAPFVMPKAESAFSRNNAVYDTTIGWRFVNKLMKEMHGVDSMPETAENVAIDYRIEREAQDRMALASQLKAVAAQQAGFFDGEITPVTIPQKKGEAIVVAKDEHPRETSMEALAKLKGVVRPDGTVTAGNASGVNDGACALLIADEASAAKYGLTPRARIVGMATAGVPPRVMGIGPAPATQKVLALTGITLDQLDVIELNEAFAAQGLAVLRMLGLKDDDARVNPNGGAIALGHPLGASGARLATTAVNQLHKVKGRYALCTMCIGVGQGIAVILERV, from the coding sequence ATGTCCCAGCAAGCCTTCATCTGCGACGCGATCCGCACGCCTTTCGGCCGCTACGGCGGCGCCCTGTCCTCCATCCGCACCGACGACCTCGGCGCGATCCCGCTGCGCGCGCTGATGGCGCGCAACCCGCGCGTCGACTGGCAGGCGGTGACCGACGTGATCTACGGCTGCGCCAACCAGGCCGGGGAGGACAACCGCAACGTCGCGCGCATGGCCAGCCTCCTCGCCGGCCTGCCGGTGGAGCTGCCCGGCGCGACCGTGAACCGCCTGTGCGGCTCCGGGCTCGACGCGGTGGGCACCGCCGCACGCGCCATCAAGGCCGGCGAAGCCACGATGATGATCGCGGGCGGCGTCGAGAGCATGAGCCGCGCGCCCTTCGTCATGCCCAAGGCCGAGAGCGCCTTCTCCCGCAACAACGCGGTGTATGACACCACCATCGGCTGGCGCTTCGTCAACAAGCTCATGAAGGAGATGCACGGCGTCGACTCCATGCCCGAGACCGCGGAGAACGTGGCCATCGATTACAGGATCGAGCGCGAGGCGCAGGACCGCATGGCGCTTGCGTCGCAGCTGAAGGCCGTCGCGGCGCAGCAGGCGGGCTTCTTCGATGGCGAGATCACGCCCGTCACCATCCCGCAGAAAAAGGGCGAGGCGATCGTCGTGGCGAAGGACGAACACCCGCGGGAGACGAGCATGGAGGCGCTGGCCAAACTGAAGGGCGTGGTGCGTCCCGATGGCACCGTGACGGCCGGCAACGCGAGCGGCGTGAACGACGGCGCTTGCGCATTGCTCATCGCCGATGAAGCGTCCGCCGCGAAATACGGGCTCACGCCGCGTGCGCGCATCGTGGGCATGGCCACCGCCGGCGTGCCGCCGCGCGTGATGGGCATCGGACCCGCGCCGGCCACGCAGAAGGTGCTGGCGCTCACCGGCATCACGCTGGACCAGCTGGACGTGATCGAACTGAACGAAGCCTTCGCGGCGCAAGGCCTGGCCGTCCTGCGCATGCTGGGCCTGAAGGACGACGACGCGCGTGTGAACCCGAACGGCGGCGCGATCGCGCTCGGACACCCGCTCGGCGCGTCGGGCGCACGCCTGGCCACCACCGCGGTGAACCAGCTGCACAAGGTCAAGGGCCGCTACGCGCTGTGCACCATGTGCATCGGCGTGGGGCAGGGCATCGCGGTGATCCTCGAACGCGTCTAG
- a CDS encoding cytochrome P450 yields MSDPAAIAAGRRFEDLPGPPGIPVLGNSLQVTVPRIHQDLERWAREFGPMYRIKLGPRRMLILSDPQVITSVLRERPHAFRRPHRSRDIAREMGLKPGLFAAEGELWRNQRRMVMASFSPANVRAYFPSLQKVTLRLQGRWEAAARAGAAIDLQADLMRYTVDTISGLAFGTDVNTLESDDDVIQRHLDKIFPALFRRIFSMFPYWRYVRRAADRQLDESVREINLAIDGFIAHARERLRVDPALRERPSNLLEAMIVAADEPGSGLDDKDVAGNVTTMLLAGEDTTANTLAWMIHLLHRNPQALQRARDEVRRLAPDPHAFTAEQMASLDYLEACANETMRLKPVAPNLPVEAVQDTVVGGVAVPANTLIWSVLRHATMDDRHFPEPARFIPERWLEAGSGEQAPASAKRVAMPFGSGPRVCPGRYLAMLEIKMAMAMLLARFDIEGVDAPGGGEAEELLAFTMSPVGLTMRLR; encoded by the coding sequence GTGAGCGATCCCGCCGCCATCGCCGCCGGGCGCCGCTTCGAAGACCTGCCGGGCCCGCCGGGCATTCCCGTGCTGGGCAACAGCCTGCAGGTCACCGTGCCGCGCATCCACCAGGACCTCGAGCGCTGGGCGCGCGAGTTCGGGCCGATGTATCGCATCAAGCTCGGTCCGCGCCGCATGCTGATCCTCTCGGACCCCCAGGTCATCACGAGCGTGCTGCGCGAACGCCCGCACGCCTTCCGCCGCCCGCATCGCAGCCGCGACATCGCCAGGGAGATGGGCTTGAAGCCCGGTCTCTTCGCGGCCGAGGGCGAGCTCTGGCGCAACCAGCGCCGTATGGTGATGGCGAGCTTTTCGCCCGCCAACGTGCGCGCGTACTTTCCGTCGCTCCAGAAGGTCACCTTGCGGCTGCAGGGCCGCTGGGAGGCGGCCGCACGCGCAGGCGCGGCGATCGACCTGCAGGCCGACCTCATGCGCTACACGGTCGACACGATCTCGGGCCTCGCCTTCGGCACGGACGTGAACACGCTCGAGTCCGACGACGACGTGATCCAGCGGCACCTCGACAAGATCTTCCCCGCGTTGTTCCGGCGCATCTTCTCGATGTTCCCGTACTGGCGCTACGTGCGCCGCGCGGCGGACCGCCAGCTCGACGAGAGCGTGCGGGAGATCAACCTGGCCATCGACGGGTTCATCGCCCATGCGCGCGAACGCCTGCGCGTCGACCCGGCGCTGCGCGAGCGGCCGTCCAACCTGCTGGAGGCGATGATCGTCGCCGCCGACGAACCGGGCAGCGGGCTGGACGACAAGGACGTCGCCGGCAATGTGACGACCATGCTGCTCGCGGGCGAAGACACCACCGCCAACACGCTCGCCTGGATGATCCACCTGCTGCATCGCAACCCGCAGGCGCTGCAGCGCGCCCGCGACGAGGTGCGCCGCCTCGCGCCGGACCCGCATGCCTTCACGGCGGAGCAGATGGCGTCGCTCGACTACCTGGAAGCCTGCGCGAACGAGACCATGCGCCTGAAGCCGGTCGCGCCGAACCTTCCCGTCGAAGCCGTGCAGGACACGGTCGTCGGCGGCGTCGCGGTGCCCGCGAACACCCTCATCTGGTCCGTGCTTCGTCACGCGACCATGGACGACAGGCACTTTCCCGAGCCCGCGCGATTCATCCCGGAACGATGGCTGGAGGCGGGGTCCGGCGAGCAGGCGCCCGCGTCTGCCAAGCGCGTCGCGATGCCGTTCGGCAGCGGCCCGCGCGTGTGCCCGGGTCGCTATCTCGCGATGCTGGAGATCAAGATGGCGATGGCGATGCTGCTGGCGCGCTTCGACATCGAGGGCGTGGACGCGCCGGGCGGCGGTGAAGCCGAGGAACTCCTCGCGTTCACGATGTCGCCCGTGGGCCTGACGATGCGCCTGCGCTAG
- a CDS encoding sulfite exporter TauE/SafE family protein, protein MNFPLVTDPFFYAVAIPAVLLLGISKSGFGAGFGSLAVPLMALAVTVPEAAAMLMPVLLLMDLMSVTALRKDVDWPLIRFLLPFGLLGTVVGASLFRVLDPRVVAGIVGVFTLVFLAQRLLFPPRPDSAPPPRWLGAILTVASGFTSFISHAGGPPLSAYAIPLRLPPLTFAATFAVFFFVINLSKWIPYAWLGLLDTRNLATSLALLPFAPIGVMMGVRLARRVKPALFYRLVYLGMFLTGCKLVWDGFLAR, encoded by the coding sequence TTGAATTTTCCGCTCGTCACCGATCCGTTCTTCTACGCCGTCGCGATCCCCGCGGTGCTCCTTCTCGGGATCAGCAAGAGCGGGTTCGGCGCGGGGTTCGGCTCGCTCGCCGTGCCGCTGATGGCGCTGGCCGTCACCGTGCCGGAAGCCGCCGCGATGCTCATGCCGGTGTTGCTGCTGATGGACCTCATGAGCGTCACGGCCCTGCGCAAGGACGTGGACTGGCCGCTGATCAGGTTCCTGCTTCCCTTCGGCCTGCTCGGCACCGTCGTCGGCGCCTCGCTGTTCCGGGTGCTGGATCCGCGCGTGGTCGCCGGCATCGTCGGCGTGTTCACGCTGGTCTTCCTGGCGCAACGCCTGTTGTTCCCGCCCCGTCCCGACAGCGCCCCGCCACCGCGCTGGCTCGGCGCCATCCTCACGGTGGCGTCGGGCTTCACCAGTTTCATCTCGCATGCCGGAGGCCCGCCGCTCTCGGCTTATGCGATCCCGCTGAGGCTGCCTCCGCTCACCTTCGCCGCCACCTTCGCGGTGTTCTTCTTCGTCATCAACCTGAGCAAGTGGATTCCGTATGCGTGGCTCGGCCTGCTCGACACGCGCAACCTCGCGACCTCGCTGGCGCTGCTGCCTTTCGCGCCGATCGGCGTCATGATGGGCGTGCGCCTGGCGCGCCGCGTGAAGCCCGCGCTCTTCTACCGGCTCGTGTACCTCGGCATGTTCCTCACCGGCTGCAAGCTCGTGTGGGACGGATTCCTCGCGCGCTAG
- a CDS encoding PAS domain-containing protein, with the protein MNELVERTEVLPDLVNRLTRELSELRRESAAVARKLSTTARTLEGRTQELTEARAAVALLLATLDATTDGIIAMGHFGRAMHYNERFVQMWRIAPDKLPTLSDSALLAMQLAQVKDPAGFLALAEACKASPEREQSSLVHMTDGRVLQCRVMPQRVRGKRVGTVTSYRDVTDRHGPGA; encoded by the coding sequence ATGAATGAGCTCGTCGAACGGACCGAGGTGCTCCCCGACCTCGTCAACCGCCTCACGCGTGAACTGTCCGAACTGCGCCGCGAGAGTGCCGCTGTTGCACGCAAGCTGAGCACGACCGCCCGGACCCTGGAAGGCCGGACGCAGGAGTTGACGGAGGCGCGCGCCGCCGTGGCCCTGCTGCTGGCAACGCTCGACGCCACCACCGACGGCATCATCGCGATGGGCCACTTCGGCCGCGCGATGCACTACAACGAGCGCTTCGTGCAGATGTGGCGGATCGCACCCGACAAATTGCCCACGCTGAGCGACAGCGCGCTGCTCGCGATGCAGCTCGCGCAGGTGAAGGATCCCGCCGGTTTCCTGGCGCTCGCCGAAGCGTGCAAGGCGTCGCCGGAGCGCGAGCAGTCGAGCCTGGTCCACATGACCGACGGGCGCGTGCTGCAGTGCAGGGTGATGCCGCAACGCGTGCGCGGCAAGCGCGTGGGGACCGTCACCAGCTACCGCGACGTGACCGACCGTCACGGGCCGGGCGCCTAG
- a CDS encoding response regulator, which produces MDRAQDLSEPPAATGYEPAPQEELARQHHAYEMLVSTLDATSDGILSLKYADESVYFNIRFAQLWHVPEERLGELDSQALAEFMASQVREPQEYLAHVQRRRANPHAEDLSLIELKDGRVLERHVVPQRSHGKCIGSVITFRDVTQRLRYEEKMLFNQQVLENSGPMFWVDRDSQTIAYVNPAACRHLGYARSELLAMRVPDFDPFYGAEEDRRVVAALASGQGSVEISSRHRRKDGSLRDVDLAIFLTEHADRAVYIVTVKDVTEQKAAEQAKKRQDATLESLINSISDLIFYKDREGRYIGCNTAYAAVVGRPVADIRGHTCRDLFDADTAEAMEARDDLSIRMEREQSAEHWLRMPDGQMALYDTLVSPLWDEYGERQGLLGICRNITERRKVEEEVRRAKEIAEEATRMKSDFLANMSHEIRTPMNAIIGLSHLVLKTDLSQRQRDYIAKVQTSGQHLLGVINDILDFSKVEAGKLDLENTDFELDRLLDNTSSLISEKCHAKGLELVFDVAPDVPANLVGDSLRLGQILLNYANNAVKFTDKGEIVVSIRASERTASHVLLHFRVQDTGIGLTPEQASRLFQSFSQADTSTTRRFGGTGLGLAISKKLAQLLGGDVGVESEHGKGSCFWFSARLGIGTAVRREFVPNPDLRGRRALVVDDNAHARASIVDMLQGMTFLVEEAASGAKAVDMVQDAARGGKPYDVVYLDWRMPGLDGMETARRIRALGLASPPMFLMVTAYGREEVLKEAESAGIQTVLVKPVSPSVLFDTTVGVLGGNRVPLAPAGGAVKDLRLAPVRGARALLVEDNDINQQVARELLEEAGLVVDVAENGLEALRAVQQTSYDIVFMDMQMPVMDGVTATVAIRRIERLSALPVVAMTANAMEQDRRKCRDAGMNDFVVKPIDPEELTAVLLRWARPGRARPGASTPVARPAASSPRAADNDLPDGIAGLDTRAGLSRMLGKKPLYIAMLHRYLAGQAPLVRDLRQALATGDFPTAERLAHTAKAVAGTIGATTVQDRAAALESALHDRRAAGEIEALLAQLEAPLQELLGGLRAFLVRDPAAAREEAVA; this is translated from the coding sequence ATGGACCGTGCCCAGGACCTCTCCGAACCGCCGGCCGCGACCGGCTACGAACCTGCCCCGCAGGAGGAGCTGGCGCGTCAGCACCATGCCTACGAGATGCTGGTGTCAACGCTCGATGCCACCAGCGACGGCATCCTCTCGTTGAAATACGCGGACGAATCGGTCTACTTCAACATCCGCTTCGCGCAGTTGTGGCACGTGCCCGAGGAGCGGCTGGGCGAGCTGGACAGCCAGGCCCTGGCCGAGTTCATGGCCAGCCAGGTACGCGAGCCGCAGGAATACCTCGCGCACGTGCAGCGGCGTCGCGCCAATCCTCATGCCGAAGACCTGAGCCTCATCGAATTGAAGGACGGCCGGGTGCTGGAGCGCCACGTGGTGCCCCAGAGAAGCCATGGCAAATGCATCGGCAGCGTGATCACCTTCCGCGACGTGACGCAGCGGCTGCGCTACGAGGAAAAGATGCTGTTCAACCAGCAGGTACTCGAGAATTCCGGCCCGATGTTCTGGGTGGACCGCGACAGCCAGACGATCGCGTACGTCAACCCCGCTGCCTGCCGCCACCTGGGCTATGCCAGGTCCGAGCTGCTGGCCATGCGCGTACCGGATTTCGATCCGTTCTATGGCGCCGAGGAAGACCGGCGCGTCGTGGCGGCGCTGGCCTCCGGCCAGGGTTCGGTGGAGATCTCCAGCCGCCACCGCCGCAAGGACGGCAGCCTGCGCGACGTGGACCTCGCGATCTTCCTCACGGAACATGCGGACCGCGCCGTCTACATCGTCACGGTCAAGGACGTCACGGAGCAGAAGGCGGCGGAGCAGGCGAAAAAGCGGCAGGACGCGACCCTGGAGTCGCTGATCAATTCGATCTCCGACCTGATCTTCTACAAGGACCGCGAAGGGCGCTACATCGGCTGCAACACGGCTTACGCGGCGGTGGTGGGCCGGCCGGTCGCGGACATCCGCGGCCACACGTGCCGCGACCTCTTCGATGCCGACACGGCCGAGGCGATGGAGGCGCGCGACGACCTGTCGATCCGCATGGAGCGCGAACAGTCGGCCGAGCACTGGCTGCGCATGCCTGACGGCCAGATGGCCCTGTACGACACGCTCGTCTCGCCGCTGTGGGACGAGTACGGCGAGCGCCAGGGCCTGCTCGGCATCTGCCGCAACATCACCGAGCGGCGCAAGGTCGAGGAGGAGGTGCGCCGTGCCAAGGAGATCGCCGAGGAGGCGACGCGCATGAAGTCGGACTTCCTCGCGAACATGAGCCACGAGATCCGCACGCCGATGAACGCCATCATCGGCCTGTCGCACCTCGTGCTGAAAACCGACCTGTCGCAGCGCCAGCGCGACTACATCGCCAAGGTACAGACATCGGGCCAGCACCTGCTGGGCGTGATCAACGACATCCTGGACTTCTCCAAGGTGGAGGCCGGCAAGCTCGATCTCGAGAACACGGACTTCGAGCTCGACCGCCTGCTGGACAACACGAGCAGCCTGATCAGCGAGAAGTGCCACGCGAAAGGACTGGAGCTGGTGTTCGACGTCGCGCCCGACGTCCCGGCCAACCTGGTGGGCGATTCGCTTCGCCTCGGGCAGATCCTGCTCAACTACGCGAACAACGCGGTCAAGTTCACCGACAAGGGTGAGATCGTGGTCTCCATCCGCGCGAGCGAGCGCACCGCCTCGCACGTGCTGCTGCATTTTCGCGTGCAGGACACGGGCATCGGCCTCACCCCGGAGCAGGCGTCCCGCCTGTTCCAGAGCTTCTCGCAGGCCGACACCTCCACCACGCGCCGCTTCGGCGGCACGGGCCTCGGCCTTGCCATCTCCAAAAAGCTCGCACAGCTGCTGGGTGGGGACGTCGGCGTGGAAAGCGAGCATGGCAAGGGAAGCTGTTTCTGGTTCAGCGCGCGCCTGGGCATCGGGACGGCGGTCAGGCGCGAGTTCGTGCCGAACCCGGACCTGCGCGGGCGCCGCGCACTGGTGGTGGACGACAACGCGCACGCAAGGGCATCCATCGTGGACATGCTCCAGGGCATGACGTTCCTCGTGGAAGAAGCCGCCTCCGGAGCCAAAGCCGTGGACATGGTGCAAGATGCGGCCCGCGGCGGAAAGCCCTACGACGTCGTGTACCTCGACTGGCGCATGCCGGGCCTGGACGGCATGGAAACCGCACGCCGGATACGCGCGCTCGGCCTCGCTTCGCCGCCGATGTTCCTGATGGTCACGGCGTACGGCCGCGAGGAAGTCCTGAAGGAAGCCGAGTCCGCCGGCATCCAGACCGTGCTCGTGAAGCCCGTGAGCCCGTCGGTGCTGTTCGACACCACCGTCGGCGTGCTGGGCGGCAACCGCGTGCCGCTCGCGCCCGCCGGCGGCGCCGTCAAGGACCTGCGCCTCGCGCCGGTCCGCGGGGCGCGTGCCCTGCTGGTGGAAGACAACGACATCAACCAGCAGGTCGCGCGCGAACTGCTCGAGGAAGCCGGCCTCGTCGTGGACGTCGCCGAGAACGGGCTGGAAGCCCTGCGCGCGGTGCAGCAGACGTCCTACGACATCGTCTTCATGGACATGCAGATGCCGGTGATGGACGGCGTCACCGCGACGGTGGCGATCCGCAGAATCGAGCGCCTGTCCGCATTGCCCGTCGTCGCGATGACCGCGAATGCGATGGAGCAGGACAGGCGCAAGTGCCGCGACGCCGGCATGAACGACTTCGTGGTGAAGCCGATCGACCCCGAGGAACTCACCGCGGTGCTGCTTCGCTGGGCGCGGCCGGGCCGCGCGCGGCCCGGCGCGTCCACCCCTGTTGCGCGTCCGGCCGCCTCCTCGCCGCGCGCCGCGGACAACGACTTGCCGGACGGCATCGCCGGGCTGGACACGCGCGCCGGGCTGTCGCGCATGCTGGGCAAGAAGCCGCTCTACATCGCGATGCTCCACCGTTACCTCGCGGGACAGGCGCCACTCGTGCGCGACCTGCGGCAAGCCCTGGCAACGGGGGACTTCCCAACGGCCGAGCGGCTGGCGCACACGGCCAAGGCCGTGGCCGGCACCATCGGCGCGACGACCGTCCAGGATCGCGCGGCCGCGCTGGAGTCGGCGTTGCACGACCGCCGCGCCGCGGGGGAGATCGAGGCGCTGCTGGCGCAGCTCGAAGCACCCCTGCAGGAACTGCTGGGCGGATTGCGCGCCTTCCTCGTGCGGGACCCGGCGGCAGCGCGCGAGGAGGCCGTCGCATGA